The following proteins are co-located in the Komagataeibacter sp. FNDCF1 genome:
- the purH gene encoding bifunctional phosphoribosylaminoimidazolecarboxamide formyltransferase/IMP cyclohydrolase codes for MTPPTTVPVRRALISVSDKKGLLDLARALVAHGAEILSTGGSARALREAGIAVRDVSEHTGFPEILDGRVKTLVPQVHGGILGRRDLPAHVRQMEEHAIAPIDLVAVNLYPFEATVASGAGPEDCIENIDIGGPALIRAAAKNHAHVTIVTDPAQYADIITALENGGTTLEQRTKLAGAAYARTAAYDAAIAKWFAGQEGEDLPQRMIVAGEKRESLRYGENPHQKAAFYTDGTTRPGVATARQVQGKALSYNNINDTDAAFEAVAEFDEPAVVIVKHANPCGVATAATQAEAWDRALRCDPVSAFGGIVALNRTLEAEAATRIATLFTEVIVAPDATEEACQILARKKNLRLLLTGALPDPAQGGVVVRSVAGGFLAQTRDNGRIVPDALKVVTKRAPTPAEMADLIFAFRVAKHVKSNAIVYARDLSTVGIGAGQMSRVDSARIAATKSADAAKAAGIDHPLTQGSVVASDAFFPFADGLEAAIAAGATAVIQPGGSIRDDEVIAAADRAGIAMVFTGMRHFRH; via the coding sequence ATGACCCCCCCCACCACCGTGCCGGTTCGGCGTGCCCTGATTTCCGTATCCGACAAGAAGGGCCTGCTTGACCTGGCCCGTGCCCTTGTCGCCCACGGCGCGGAAATCCTCTCGACAGGCGGGTCCGCCCGCGCGCTGCGTGAGGCCGGTATCGCCGTGCGCGACGTGTCGGAACATACCGGGTTCCCCGAAATCCTTGATGGTCGCGTCAAGACGCTTGTGCCGCAGGTGCATGGCGGCATCCTGGGCCGGCGCGACCTGCCCGCGCACGTGCGCCAGATGGAAGAACACGCGATCGCACCCATCGACCTCGTGGCCGTCAACCTCTACCCGTTCGAGGCCACGGTGGCATCGGGCGCGGGGCCGGAGGACTGCATCGAGAACATCGACATCGGTGGCCCCGCCCTGATCCGCGCCGCCGCCAAGAACCATGCCCATGTGACGATCGTGACTGACCCGGCCCAGTATGCGGACATCATCACCGCACTGGAAAACGGTGGCACCACGCTGGAACAGCGCACGAAACTGGCTGGCGCCGCCTATGCCCGCACCGCCGCCTATGATGCCGCCATTGCAAAATGGTTCGCAGGCCAGGAAGGCGAGGACCTGCCCCAGCGCATGATCGTGGCGGGCGAGAAGCGCGAGAGCCTGCGTTATGGCGAGAACCCGCACCAGAAAGCTGCCTTCTACACCGATGGCACCACCCGCCCCGGCGTGGCCACGGCACGGCAGGTGCAGGGCAAGGCGCTGTCGTACAACAACATCAACGACACGGATGCGGCGTTCGAGGCCGTGGCCGAATTCGATGAACCCGCCGTGGTGATCGTGAAGCACGCCAACCCCTGTGGCGTTGCCACCGCCGCGACACAGGCCGAAGCCTGGGACAGGGCGCTGCGCTGCGACCCGGTTTCCGCCTTTGGGGGTATCGTAGCCCTTAACCGCACGCTGGAGGCGGAAGCCGCCACCCGCATCGCCACCCTGTTCACCGAAGTGATCGTGGCCCCCGACGCGACCGAAGAAGCCTGCCAGATCCTGGCGCGCAAGAAGAACCTGCGCCTGCTGCTGACCGGCGCCCTGCCCGACCCCGCGCAGGGCGGGGTTGTGGTGCGTTCGGTCGCCGGTGGCTTCCTGGCCCAGACGCGCGATAACGGGCGCATTGTTCCCGATGCGCTGAAAGTGGTGACGAAGCGCGCGCCGACCCCGGCCGAGATGGCGGACCTGATCTTCGCCTTCCGCGTGGCCAAGCACGTCAAGTCCAACGCCATCGTCTATGCCAGGGACCTGAGCACGGTGGGCATTGGCGCGGGGCAGATGAGCCGCGTGGACTCCGCGCGCATCGCCGCAACCAAAAGTGCCGATGCCGCAAAGGCCGCAGGCATTGATCACCCGCTGACACAGGGTAGCGTGGTGGCATCGGATGCGTTCTTCCCCTTTGCCGACGGGCTGGAGGCGGCCATCGCCGCCGGTGCCACCGCCGTGATCCAGCCCGGTGGCTCGATCCGTGATGACGAGGTGATCGCCGCTGCCGACAGGGCCGGTATTGCCATGGTCTTCACAGGTATGCGCCATTTCCGGCACTGA
- a CDS encoding aminotransferase class IV, with amino-acid sequence MTPSAPLPVWLDGRLLSAAQARIDPADRGFLLGDGVFETMRVAGGRACHFARHMDRLAHGAAVLHMPPPDRATVAAGVQALLAACALVSGSLRLTLTRGTGPRGLLPPVDAVPTCLITATPATPPSTPVRLVTATHRRDEGSVLSRIKSLNYLPSILARMEAAAQEADDALLLNNAGHVAETSASTLVACLDGRPVTPPVHDGALPGTVRGVLVEAGLLAVGRIEVATLREACAIFTLNSLGAREVVALDGRAVPRRPDVLAALRACAYR; translated from the coding sequence ATGACCCCGTCCGCCCCGCTGCCCGTATGGCTCGACGGCCGGCTGCTGTCCGCCGCACAGGCGCGCATAGACCCGGCGGACCGTGGCTTCCTGCTGGGGGATGGCGTGTTCGAGACCATGCGGGTTGCCGGGGGGCGGGCCTGTCATTTCGCGCGGCATATGGACCGGCTGGCCCATGGGGCCGCCGTACTGCACATGCCCCCGCCCGACAGGGCCACTGTTGCGGCCGGCGTGCAGGCTCTGCTGGCTGCCTGCGCGCTGGTGTCGGGGTCCCTGCGGCTGACGCTGACCCGGGGCACCGGCCCGCGCGGCCTGCTGCCGCCCGTTGATGCCGTACCCACCTGCCTCATCACCGCCACGCCCGCCACGCCCCCGTCCACCCCGGTGCGGCTGGTGACCGCCACGCACCGGCGTGATGAAGGGAGTGTGCTCTCACGCATCAAGAGCCTGAACTACCTTCCCTCCATCCTGGCGCGGATGGAGGCTGCGGCACAGGAAGCTGATGACGCGCTATTGCTCAATAACGCGGGCCATGTGGCTGAGACCAGTGCCAGCACGCTGGTCGCCTGCCTGGACGGCCGGCCCGTCACGCCCCCGGTCCATGATGGCGCGCTGCCCGGTACGGTGCGTGGCGTGCTGGTGGAGGCGGGACTGCTGGCGGTCGGACGCATCGAGGTTGCCACCCTGCGTGAAGCCTGCGCCATTTTTACCCTGAACAGCCTTGGCGCGCGGGAAGTGGTGGCGCTTGATGGCCGCGCGGTTCCCCGCAGGCCGGACGTGCTGGCGGCACTCCGCGCATGCGCATATCGCTGA
- a CDS encoding anthranilate synthase component I family protein, with protein MADGGTLVSLPWRDADGIMAAWGHLPWLACLDSGGEVGPRARWIIICRDPVHVIVQHEGACRCDGMPVAQPLPELLRQHLPARVCPAAVPFAGGAIGFIGYRVGMRVEGITSRHAAGDPGEPEAAFGIYDHAFVLDRMTGQAWLAATQPMAPDRIAALAAQWAAIGPAGPPRVLPRLSFVPDQGGAAYRATVARVVARIAAGEVFQVNVTGRMRAHRPDGLGAADVYRALRADSPAPFGAFLAGADGFALLSASPERFLSLAPDGTVRTRPIKGTAPRGHDAAEDDRLADRLRHDAKERAENLMIVDLMRNDIGRVAALGSMGVSELFGVERFTHVLHLVSEVTGRLRPECDAFDLLAATLPPGSVTGAPKHRAMQIIDELEASPRGAYCGTVVRIGHDGAMDSSVIIRTLVMTADHITAAAGGGITHDSDPMREYREMQLKIAALLSIFGGPPPGDHP; from the coding sequence ATGGCTGACGGCGGCACGCTGGTCAGCCTGCCCTGGCGCGACGCGGACGGGATCATGGCCGCGTGGGGGCACCTGCCGTGGCTGGCCTGCCTTGACAGCGGGGGTGAGGTCGGCCCGCGTGCCCGGTGGATCATCATATGCCGTGACCCGGTGCATGTGATCGTGCAGCATGAGGGTGCCTGCCGGTGCGATGGCATGCCCGTGGCGCAGCCGCTGCCCGAACTGCTGCGCCAGCACCTGCCTGCACGGGTCTGTCCCGCTGCCGTACCGTTTGCCGGTGGCGCGATCGGGTTCATTGGCTATCGCGTGGGCATGCGGGTGGAAGGGATCACCAGCCGCCATGCGGCCGGTGACCCGGGGGAGCCGGAGGCGGCTTTCGGAATTTATGACCATGCCTTCGTGCTGGACCGCATGACCGGGCAGGCATGGCTTGCCGCCACGCAGCCAATGGCCCCGGACCGTATCGCGGCGCTGGCGGCACAATGGGCGGCCATTGGCCCGGCCGGGCCACCACGGGTGCTGCCGCGTCTATCCTTTGTCCCGGATCAAGGTGGCGCGGCCTATCGGGCCACAGTGGCGCGGGTGGTGGCACGGATCGCGGCGGGAGAAGTCTTTCAGGTCAACGTGACCGGGCGCATGCGGGCACACCGGCCCGACGGGTTGGGGGCGGCAGATGTGTACCGGGCGCTGCGCGCGGATTCGCCAGCGCCCTTCGGGGCATTCCTGGCAGGGGCGGATGGCTTTGCGCTGCTCAGTGCCTCGCCCGAGCGTTTTCTCTCGCTTGCGCCCGATGGCACTGTCCGCACCCGGCCCATAAAGGGCACCGCCCCGCGCGGCCATGACGCGGCGGAAGATGACCGGCTGGCTGACCGCCTGCGGCACGATGCCAAGGAACGGGCGGAAAATCTGATGATCGTCGATCTCATGCGCAACGATATCGGCCGTGTCGCGGCGCTGGGCAGCATGGGGGTGAGTGAGCTGTTCGGGGTGGAACGCTTCACGCATGTCCTTCATCTGGTATCGGAAGTGACGGGGCGGCTGCGTCCGGAATGTGATGCGTTCGACCTGCTGGCCGCCACCCTGCCACCGGGTTCGGTCACGGGGGCGCCCAAGCACCGCGCCATGCAGATCATCGATGAACTGGAAGCCTCCCCGCGCGGGGCCTATTGCGGCACGGTGGTCCGTATCGGCCATGATGGCGCGATGGACAGTTCCGTCATCATCCGCACGCTGGTCATGACGGCGGACCACATCACGGCGGCGGCGGGCGGCGGCATTACCCATGATTCCGACCCCATGCGCGAATACCGCGAGATGCAGCTGAAAATCGCGGCCCTGCTGTCGATTTTTGGCGGTCCGCCCCCCGGGGACCATCCATGA
- the ptsP gene encoding phosphoenolpyruvate--protein phosphotransferase has product MKTAERRPARGPRSGEVRLEGQPVSPGVAIGHAAVAHEPVPPPVDTARRDCDPEHERTRLHEAIGRSAAQLRRLHERLALLPEDGQVEIGSLLEVYRRMLGPSRLRRGIEARLAQGMVAEAAVLQETEALATVMLAPPGRPAPEGEDAVAARRRAGEFREIGRRLVRNLSGTPYRSFSTLPDGAILVAEQLRPADAALIDPSRIAAVVTEEGGSTGHTAILLRALGIPAVLAAHGLLAQIGRRTRLVVDGTTGRVVIRPSTRTAAAAKVDVAAYARERQMLGRLRRLPARLSSGEVVTLQANLEIPAELPMIAQSGAAGIGLLRSEFLFMNAETLPDEDRQEAIYRPLIEAMAGDPVTIRVVDWGSEKNSDALSRMGIGDGSDVNPALGVRGIRLLLQHRGILETQFTAILRAATAGPVRVMLPMVSSAGEVRAVRDIYARIGRRLRRRGVDIPDPLPPLGIMIETPAAALMADVLAQEAEFLSIGTNDLTMYTLAADRAARDMTVLYDPLHPAVLRLVRMAADAGLRQRRPVSLCGEMASDPQAVPLLVGLGVRSFSMHASAVPRVKRAIRAVGMDDCRRMAARALEAADGQEVGAMLAAYADSLRQDDHG; this is encoded by the coding sequence ATGAAGACGGCTGAACGTCGTCCCGCGCGTGGTCCGCGTAGTGGCGAAGTCCGGCTGGAGGGGCAGCCCGTCTCCCCCGGTGTTGCCATCGGCCATGCCGCCGTCGCGCATGAACCCGTGCCACCGCCGGTTGATACCGCGCGGCGTGACTGCGACCCCGAACACGAACGCACCCGCCTGCATGAGGCGATCGGCCGCTCCGCCGCCCAGTTGCGCAGGCTGCACGAACGCCTGGCCCTGCTGCCCGAGGACGGTCAGGTGGAAATCGGCTCGCTGCTGGAAGTCTACCGCCGCATGCTTGGTCCCTCCCGCCTGCGGCGCGGCATAGAGGCCCGGCTGGCGCAGGGCATGGTGGCCGAAGCCGCAGTCCTGCAGGAAACCGAGGCACTGGCCACCGTCATGCTCGCCCCGCCCGGCCGCCCCGCGCCCGAGGGAGAGGACGCGGTGGCCGCGCGCCGTCGCGCTGGCGAATTCCGTGAAATCGGGCGCAGGCTGGTCCGCAACCTCAGCGGCACGCCCTACCGTTCCTTTTCCACGCTGCCTGACGGGGCCATCCTGGTGGCTGAACAACTCCGCCCCGCCGACGCCGCCCTGATCGATCCCTCCCGCATTGCCGCTGTGGTAACGGAAGAAGGCGGCAGCACGGGCCATACCGCCATCCTGCTCCGCGCCCTTGGCATTCCGGCTGTACTGGCCGCCCATGGGCTGCTGGCGCAGATCGGGCGGCGCACGCGGCTGGTGGTGGATGGCACGACCGGGCGGGTCGTCATCCGGCCTTCCACCCGCACAGCGGCGGCGGCGAAGGTGGATGTCGCCGCCTACGCGCGGGAGCGGCAGATGCTTGGCCGCCTGCGCCGCCTGCCTGCCCGCCTTTCCAGCGGGGAGGTGGTGACGCTGCAGGCCAATCTGGAAATCCCGGCCGAACTGCCCATGATCGCGCAGTCCGGTGCCGCGGGCATCGGGCTGCTGCGCAGCGAATTCCTGTTCATGAACGCTGAAACCCTGCCCGATGAAGACAGGCAGGAAGCCATCTACCGCCCCCTGATCGAGGCCATGGCGGGCGATCCGGTCACGATCCGCGTGGTGGACTGGGGCAGCGAGAAGAACAGTGATGCCCTGTCGCGCATGGGCATAGGGGACGGCAGCGATGTCAATCCGGCGCTGGGTGTGCGCGGCATCAGGCTGCTGCTCCAGCACCGTGGAATCCTTGAGACCCAGTTCACCGCCATCCTGCGCGCGGCCACGGCGGGGCCGGTGCGGGTGATGCTGCCCATGGTGTCCTCGGCGGGGGAAGTGCGGGCCGTGCGGGACATCTATGCCCGCATCGGGCGCAGGCTGCGACGCCGGGGGGTCGACATTCCCGATCCGCTGCCGCCGCTTGGCATCATGATCGAGACACCGGCCGCGGCCCTCATGGCCGATGTCCTGGCGCAGGAAGCGGAATTCCTTTCCATCGGTACCAATGACCTGACCATGTACACCCTTGCCGCCGACCGCGCGGCACGGGATATGACCGTGCTGTATGACCCGTTGCACCCTGCCGTGCTGCGGCTGGTCCGCATGGCGGCGGATGCGGGGCTGCGCCAGCGCAGGCCGGTTTCCCTGTGCGGGGAAATGGCGTCCGACCCGCAGGCCGTGCCGCTGCTGGTGGGGCTTGGGGTACGGTCATTCTCCATGCATGCCTCCGCCGTGCCACGGGTTAAGCGGGCGATCCGGGCGGTGGGGATGGATGACTGCCGGCGCATGGCGGCCCGCGCGCTGGAAGCGGCCGACGGGCAGGAAGTCGGCGCCATGCTTGCCGCCTATGCCGACAGCCTGCGGCAGGACGACCATGGCTGA
- a CDS encoding HPr family phosphocarrier protein produces MVADPMAQGTAVRVDVEIVNQRGLHARAAAKFVTMAEKYAAEIDVTHAGMTVSGHSIMGLMMLGAGRGETIGITARGPQGAPALAALVRLVGAGFDEDG; encoded by the coding sequence ATGGTGGCTGACCCCATGGCGCAGGGCACGGCCGTACGCGTGGATGTGGAAATCGTGAACCAGCGCGGGCTGCACGCACGCGCCGCCGCGAAATTCGTGACCATGGCGGAAAAATACGCGGCGGAGATCGACGTGACCCATGCGGGCATGACGGTGTCGGGGCATTCGATCATGGGGCTCATGATGCTGGGTGCCGGCAGGGGCGAGACAATCGGCATTACGGCACGCGGCCCGCAGGGGGCGCCCGCACTCGCGGCCCTTGTCAGACTGGTCGGGGCCGGTTTTGATGAAGACGGCTGA
- a CDS encoding PTS sugar transporter subunit IIA, which translates to MIGLVFVMHGVLGETLKGELEHVVGPQAQAAVFNVTATTLPGTCRLALQQAIDSVDSGQGVILLTDMFGSTPSNVAVSVLENDRVEVLTGVNMPMLVKLAQMRGHAGMRECLSGAEEAGRRYISVASHLPAACLTGAGECVAGEADSVAGHGG; encoded by the coding sequence ATGATCGGTCTTGTATTCGTCATGCATGGTGTCCTGGGCGAGACCCTGAAGGGGGAACTCGAACATGTTGTCGGCCCGCAGGCGCAGGCGGCGGTGTTCAACGTCACCGCGACCACGCTGCCCGGTACGTGCAGGCTTGCGCTGCAGCAGGCCATCGACTCGGTTGATAGCGGGCAGGGCGTCATCCTGCTGACCGACATGTTCGGCAGCACGCCCTCCAACGTTGCGGTATCGGTGCTGGAAAACGACCGGGTGGAAGTACTGACGGGGGTGAACATGCCCATGCTGGTCAAGCTTGCGCAGATGCGCGGGCACGCGGGCATGCGTGAATGCCTGAGTGGTGCGGAAGAAGCGGGGCGGCGCTACATCTCGGTTGCCTCCCACCTGCCGGCCGCGTGCCTGACGGGTGCGGGCGAATGCGTGGCGGGTGAGGCGGACAGCGTGGCAGGCCATGGTGGCTGA
- the rapZ gene encoding RNase adapter RapZ, with protein MREDTPLPRRILLVTGLSGAGKSSILRILEDLGHEVIDNPPLGMLDEIVARAERPVAIGVDSRTRGFDASAVLAALARLRVNPALNAELIYATAEESVLLRRYTATRRRHPQAVHGTVKEGIEAEIPLTSPLREAADVVIDTSDLPPPELRQLVEARFGEWSAGGLDGLTVALMSFAFPAGVPREADMVFDARFLTNPYYDPALSAMTGLDAPVAEYVARDPDYQEFLDRMVGLLELVLPRFVREGKKYATIAIGCSGGRHRSVTLVEAMALRLAQQVGSPHHDAWPVVIMHRELARQGRSSWRWASRPRGQAETTEQTPRK; from the coding sequence ATGCGTGAAGACACACCGCTCCCCCGTCGCATCCTGCTTGTGACCGGTCTGTCCGGGGCAGGCAAGTCCTCGATTCTCCGTATTCTGGAGGATCTGGGGCATGAGGTGATCGACAATCCCCCCCTTGGCATGCTGGACGAGATTGTCGCCCGCGCCGAGCGGCCGGTCGCGATCGGGGTGGATTCGCGTACGCGCGGGTTCGATGCCTCCGCCGTGCTGGCCGCCCTTGCGCGGCTGCGTGTCAATCCGGCGCTGAATGCGGAACTGATCTACGCCACGGCGGAGGAAAGCGTGCTCCTGCGCCGGTATACCGCCACCCGCAGGCGCCATCCGCAGGCCGTGCACGGCACCGTAAAGGAAGGGATCGAGGCGGAAATTCCCCTTACCTCCCCCCTGCGCGAAGCCGCCGACGTGGTGATCGATACCTCCGACCTGCCGCCGCCCGAACTGCGGCAGCTGGTGGAGGCCCGGTTTGGCGAATGGTCGGCAGGCGGGCTGGACGGGCTGACGGTGGCGCTGATGTCCTTCGCCTTTCCCGCCGGTGTCCCGCGGGAGGCGGACATGGTGTTCGACGCCCGCTTCCTGACCAACCCCTATTATGACCCGGCACTTTCGGCCATGACCGGGCTGGATGCGCCGGTGGCCGAATATGTGGCGCGCGACCCCGATTACCAGGAATTCCTCGACCGGATGGTCGGCCTGCTGGAACTGGTGCTGCCGCGCTTCGTGCGCGAGGGAAAGAAATACGCCACCATCGCCATAGGCTGTTCGGGCGGGCGGCACCGCTCCGTAACCCTGGTGGAAGCGATGGCGCTCAGGCTTGCGCAGCAGGTGGGCAGCCCCCATCATGATGCGTGGCCGGTGGTGATCATGCATCGTGAACTGGCCCGGCAGGGCCGCAGCAGCTGGCGCTGGGCCAGCCGCCCGCGCGGGCAGGCGGAAACAACGGAGCAGACACCCCGGAAATGA
- a CDS encoding HPr kinase/phosphorylase translates to MNEPVQIHASCAARGAQGILLVGPSGADKSDLLLRLVDAGYGLVADDRVCLRGPWASAPPALAGLLEVRGIGIVRMAWHGPVRVAAVARLVSSRDHAPRLPPPPGRDAVTGQPEFLLDPAQPSAVARVGLILDCVAGYRQLLDDGEM, encoded by the coding sequence ATGAATGAGCCGGTCCAGATCCATGCCTCCTGTGCCGCGCGGGGGGCGCAGGGCATCCTGCTTGTCGGCCCGTCCGGGGCGGACAAGTCGGATCTGCTGCTGCGGCTGGTGGATGCGGGCTACGGGCTGGTTGCGGATGACCGTGTCTGCCTGCGCGGGCCGTGGGCCAGTGCCCCGCCCGCCCTGGCCGGACTGCTGGAGGTACGCGGCATCGGAATCGTGCGCATGGCATGGCATGGGCCCGTGCGTGTCGCCGCCGTGGCGCGGCTGGTTTCATCACGCGACCACGCGCCCCGCCTGCCGCCACCGCCCGGGCGTGATGCGGTGACGGGCCAGCCGGAATTCCTGCTTGATCCCGCACAGCCTTCCGCCGTGGCGCGGGTCGGGTTGATACTGGACTGCGTTGCCGGATACAGGCAGTTGCTCGATGATGGAGAGATGTGA
- a CDS encoding endoribonuclease L-PSP, translating to MQTGTFSPDLFPQIRQALATGMARLARQGMGADNVTRIVFTLCATDGFAACFPLLNDLFGRTCPATTLRLVSPFTQPGKLAEIELIALPAQDAEQ from the coding sequence ATGCAGACAGGAACATTCTCCCCCGATCTTTTTCCCCAGATCCGCCAAGCACTCGCCACGGGCATGGCCCGGCTGGCACGGCAGGGGATGGGGGCGGACAATGTGACCCGCATCGTGTTCACGCTCTGCGCGACTGACGGTTTCGCGGCCTGTTTCCCGCTGCTCAATGACCTGTTCGGCCGCACCTGCCCGGCCACGACGCTGCGTCTGGTCAGCCCCTTCACCCAGCCCGGAAAGCTGGCGGAAATCGAACTGATCGCGCTGCCCGCGCAGGATGCGGAACAGTAA
- a CDS encoding YggT family protein, producing MKVGPLLTIIFNLLFELIQLYTWVVLLACIFSFLLGFGILDPRNRIVWNISNFLYRMTEPVLQPIRNMLPNIANIDLSPLVLLLLIQYVLMPVLGKVYGMLMVGIA from the coding sequence ATGAAAGTTGGCCCGTTGCTCACCATCATCTTCAATCTGCTGTTCGAACTTATCCAGCTTTATACATGGGTCGTGCTGCTGGCATGCATCTTCAGCTTCCTGCTGGGGTTCGGCATCCTGGACCCGCGCAACCGGATCGTGTGGAACATTTCCAATTTCCTGTACCGCATGACCGAACCGGTGCTGCAGCCGATCCGCAACATGCTGCCCAATATCGCCAATATCGATCTCAGCCCGCTCGTGCTGCTGCTGCTCATCCAGTACGTGCTGATGCCGGTGCTGGGCAAGGTGTATGGCATGCTTATGGTCGGTATTGCATAA
- a CDS encoding YjjA family protein, whose protein sequence is MKKTNRFLALIAALPLAAALSGAPAHAQGFGGLGGSSSGGLGNAASLLSGSGVNIPSVSSLPSSNVTGLLSYCVQNNYLQGNSPSTLLSSLKQKSGLDTSGSQYTNGQNGILDTGNGNTFSLSSLEGNLKQKATKKVCSAVLKQGKSLL, encoded by the coding sequence ATGAAAAAAACGAACCGTTTCCTGGCACTCATCGCGGCACTGCCGCTTGCGGCGGCGCTGTCGGGCGCACCGGCCCATGCGCAGGGCTTTGGCGGGCTGGGGGGCTCCTCCTCCGGTGGGCTGGGCAACGCGGCCAGCCTGCTTTCGGGCAGCGGGGTCAACATCCCCTCCGTCTCGTCACTGCCCTCGTCCAATGTCACGGGCCTGCTGAGCTACTGCGTGCAGAACAACTACCTGCAGGGCAACAGCCCCTCCACCCTGCTGTCCTCGCTCAAGCAGAAGTCGGGGCTGGATACGTCGGGCAGCCAGTACACCAATGGCCAGAACGGTATTCTCGATACCGGCAACGGCAACACCTTCTCGCTTTCCTCGCTGGAGGGGAACCTGAAGCAGAAGGCCACCAAGAAGGTGTGCAGCGCCGTGCTGAAGCAGGGCAAGTCCCTGCTCTGA